The region TTCCTGCCTACCGCGGAGATGCTGTCAACGATCTCGAGTTTAATGAAGCATCTCGTACGCCAGATCCAGATCGCATGGTTCGCGTTTACAACACATCTGCCGCAACTCTTAACTTAGTTCGCGCCTTTACCCAAGGCGGATTTGCAGATCTGCGCCAAGTTCACGAATGGAACAAGGGCTTTATCCGCGATTCATCTGTTGGCGATCGCTACGAACAAATGGCGCGCGAGATCGGTCGCGCACTTGACTTTATGAAATCAGCAGGCGTCGACCCTGATTCATTTAAATCTGTTGATTTCTACTCCAGCCACGAAGCGTTGATCATGGAGTACGAGAAGGCGTTGACGCGCATCGATTCACGCACTCAACTTCCTTACGATGTTTCAGCACACTTCTTATGGATCGGCGAACGCACGCGTCAACTAGATGGCGCACATATTGATTTTGCAGCCAAGGTACGCAACCCAATCGGTGTAAAGCTCGGACCTAAGTCAACGGTTGATGATGCACTTGCCTTGATCGATCGCCTTGATCCAAATCGCGAGCCAGGTCGACTCACATTCATTACTCGCATGGGCGCAGGAAAGATCCGCGAAGCACTCCCTGCGTTAGTTGATGGCGTTACGAAATCTGGCGCACAAGTACTTTGGGTCTGCGATCCAATGCACGGTAATACCTTTGAGGCAGCAACTGGTTACAAGACCCGTCGCTTTGATGATGTTATGGATGAAGTTAAGGGATTCTTTGAAGTTCATAAGAGCCTTGGCACACATCCAGGCGGAATCCATATCGAGCTAACTGGTGATGATGTCACTGAGTGCCTCGGTGGCGGTGAGCAGATCTCTGAAACTGATTTAGCTACCCGCTACGAAAGCGCCTGCGATCCACGCCTTAACCACTCGCAGTCCCTGGAACTTGCCTTTTTAGTTGCTGAAATGTTGCGCGATCGCTAATTTAGCGGACGTGGCACTTCAGATTTCGCAATACAAATCTCCTATCGGGGTTCTAAATCTAATTGCTGACGATCAAATTCTTCTTGGGCTAAACCTTTCTAATGTGAAGGCCCTTAAAGATGGCCTTTCGCAGGAAGATTACGAAAAGGGCTTCAAGGAAGTTTCAAAAATTCCTGTCATCACAGACTTATTAGGCGATTACTTTGCCGGCGACATAGATGCGATCAATGGAATATCAGTCCGCCAACCTGGTGCGCCATTTTCACAGGCAGCGTGGAAAGCGATGCGCAAAGTTAAGGGTGGCAAAGTTCTTTCTTACGCTGATTTAGCAGATAACGCTGGATCGCCAGCTGCGGTGCGTGCAGCGGGCTCTGCATGTGCCAAGAATGCAATTGCACTCGTTGTGCCATGTCATCGAATAGTAAAAACTGGGGGAGCCCTCGGAAATTACGCGTATGGGCTAAGTAAGAAAGAGTGGCTATTACGCCACGAGAACGCGCTTTAATATTTCAATTGCAGCAGCGCATTGCTCGTCGTCAAAATCTAAATGAGTAACCAAGCGCGCATAATTTGGACCTAGCGCGCTAATCCAAAGTCCTGCTTCACGGCAACGCGTTGCGAGTTCTGCCGCTGTATATGGAGCGTTTGCTAAATCAAGTCCAACGATATTTGTCTCAACTAAAGCCGGATCAACAAAGGATTTATCTATGGCAGCGATGGCAACTGCCAACTCTTTAGCGCGGCGATGATCTTCTGATAAGCGAGCAATATTGTTATCGAGTGCGTAATGCGCAGCACCTGCGAGCAAGCCAACCTGGCGCATCCCGGCCCCGTAACGCTTGCGCCAGATACGCGCCTTGGTCACACGCTCTTTGGTGCTGAGCATTACTGAACCAATTGGCGCACCTAAACCTTTAGATAGGCAGACGCTGATCGTGTCGAAGTATTTTCCATATTCGTTGAAAGCAACGCCACTTGCAACGTGGGCGTTCCAGATACGTGCGCCATCTAAGTGCAGGGCAACGCCAATTTCATCTGCGCCTTTACGAAGCGCTTTGATTTGATCAAGTGGTTGGACAGTTCCGCCGCCAAAGTTATGGGTATTTTCCACTGCAATCGCGGTTGTTGAAACTAAGTAAGGACCCGAATTTGGGCGGGCGATTTCTAGCGCATCTTCGGCAACTAAGAGACCGTTCTTGGCGGGCCAAGTGCGCGTTGTTATTCCGCTAAATACTGCAGCAGCACCCAGTTCGGCGCGAACGATATGAGAATTAGTTTCTGCGATTAACTCTTCGCCAGGGGCAACAAGCATGCGAATAGCCAGTTGGTTGGCTAGCGATCCAGTTGGTGTAAACACACCTGCTTCTTTCCCAAAGAGCGCCGCAACTCGTTCTTCGAGCGAGTTAACAGTTGGATCATCGCTATAAACATCATCGCCAACTTCAGCACTTGCCATCGCTTGGCGCATCGCCTGTGATGGGCGAGTTACGGTATCTGAGCGAAGATCAATTGGGTTGGCCATGGCCTAAGCCTCTCACGCCTCTTTCATAACGATCAAATACATCGCGATCACAACCAAGATTCCGCCAATTGATACTTGAAGTGAGAGAGATTCTCCACCAAATACAACAGCGAAGAGCGCAGCAAAGACAACTTCCATCGTCAAGATAACTGCCACCTTGGTAGAACTCATATGGGCTTGCGACCAAGTTTGTACGATGAAGGCAACTGCGGTGCAAACAACCGCGGTGAAAATTACTACGCCCCAAACTCCGGCATCTGGCGGGGTTTCATAACCTTGTCCAAGAGAAATTACGCCAGTTAGGATCGCGCAAATCGTGAGTTGAACAACGGTAAGTGCATAGGCATCTAAACCTAAACTCCATTTACTCAAAGTAACGATATGCGCGGCAAAAGCGATAGCGCTAATGAAGACGAGCGCCTCACCAACCCCGACTGACCAGCCTTGTAGTGAAAGCAACGCAAGGCCAATTGTCGCCAGCACAACACAGAACCAAGTAAAAGATCTAATTCTCTCCTTTAAAAACACCGCTGCAATTAGCGGTGTTAGAACAACGTAGAGTCCAGTAACAAAACCTGTAATCGCAGCCCCGGTGCGAGCAAGTCCAAGAGTTTGGAATATATAACCAGAGCCTAAGAAGAGACCGGCTAGTGAGCCTTTCAAAATCAATTCGCGATTTAACTTCTGCAAGACACTTGGGCGCAGAATTACCATCGCAAGAACTGCCACCACAAAGCGTGTTGCTAGAAAACTATTTACTGCTTGGCGCTCGATCGCTGGTTTCATCAGAACGAAGGCTGCGCCCCAAGATGCTGAGACCGCTAGTAGCGCCCAAGGCGCGAGCTTTAACTGGAGTTGATGGCGCGCGCTCATCCACGTAAACCTTTTAGAAGTTCAACCTCTTTACCGTGCTCTGGTTCCATGCCAGGCGTCTCCAAAATTAGGGGAGCGTTCTTAACCGCCGGGTGCTTTAGTAACTCTTTAAAGGGATCTACACCGATAAAACCATCGCCAATGTTTTGGTGGCGATCTTTAAGCGCACCGCAGACATCCATCGAATCATTGGCGTGGATTAATTGGATACGTTCTGCGCCAGCGACTTCAACAAGTAAATCCAAAGTCTCTTTCATGCCACCTTTTTTAGCGATGTCATGGCCTGCGGCAAAGACATGGCAGGTATCAAGACAGATGCCAACTTTTGGATGGTACTCGAGAGCCTTTAAGTAATATTCCAGATCCTCTAACCGCTTAACAAGTGATTGTCCTTGGCCGGCAGTTGGTTCTAGTAGCAACATTGGAGCATCAGCAGTTAGCGCGTTAAGGATCGGCATCATCCCTTTATGGATTTGCTTCCATGCTTTATCAACAAAATCTTCATTAACGGCTGAGCCGGTATGAACTACAACGCCATGTGCACCAATCTCTTTACCGCGCTTAAGCGAGAACTCGGTAGATGCAAGTGAATTTTTATAAGTGCCTTCAGTTGGGGAACCGAGGTTGATTAGAAATGGTGCGTGTACATAAACCTCAAGATCTAACGCTGCTGCCTTTTCACGAAAGAGTGCATCTGCTTCATGGTTGGTCTCTGGCATTGCCCAGCCGCGTGGATTAGAGGTAAATACCTGGATCGCTTCGGCGCCGATAGTTTCGGCATATGCGATAGAGCGCTTAGCCATTCCACCGGTAGTCGGAGTATGTGCACCGATACGCGG is a window of Candidatus Planktophila lacus DNA encoding:
- a CDS encoding class II 3-deoxy-7-phosphoheptulonate synthase, with amino-acid sequence MMNSLDTLFTPGLVAAQQPQWPGGVDGAPVKSAVAQLKSFPPLVFAGECDDLKAKIAEAAAGRAFWLQGGDCAETFAAATADSIRNRIKTILQMAAVLQYYSSLPVVKVGRMAGQFAKPRSNDFETRGDVTLPAYRGDAVNDLEFNEASRTPDPDRMVRVYNTSAATLNLVRAFTQGGFADLRQVHEWNKGFIRDSSVGDRYEQMAREIGRALDFMKSAGVDPDSFKSVDFYSSHEALIMEYEKALTRIDSRTQLPYDVSAHFLWIGERTRQLDGAHIDFAAKVRNPIGVKLGPKSTVDDALALIDRLDPNREPGRLTFITRMGAGKIREALPALVDGVTKSGAQVLWVCDPMHGNTFEAATGYKTRRFDDVMDEVKGFFEVHKSLGTHPGGIHIELTGDDVTECLGGGEQISETDLATRYESACDPRLNHSQSLELAFLVAEMLRDR
- a CDS encoding DMT family transporter, which gives rise to MSARHQLQLKLAPWALLAVSASWGAAFVLMKPAIERQAVNSFLATRFVVAVLAMVILRPSVLQKLNRELILKGSLAGLFLGSGYIFQTLGLARTGAAITGFVTGLYVVLTPLIAAVFLKERIRSFTWFCVVLATIGLALLSLQGWSVGVGEALVFISAIAFAAHIVTLSKWSLGLDAYALTVVQLTICAILTGVISLGQGYETPPDAGVWGVVIFTAVVCTAVAFIVQTWSQAHMSSTKVAVILTMEVVFAALFAVVFGGESLSLQVSIGGILVVIAMYLIVMKEA
- a CDS encoding methylated-DNA--[protein]-cysteine S-methyltransferase, which produces MALQISQYKSPIGVLNLIADDQILLGLNLSNVKALKDGLSQEDYEKGFKEVSKIPVITDLLGDYFAGDIDAINGISVRQPGAPFSQAAWKAMRKVKGGKVLSYADLADNAGSPAAVRAAGSACAKNAIALVVPCHRIVKTGGALGNYAYGLSKKEWLLRHENAL
- a CDS encoding deoxyribonuclease IV, whose protein sequence is MPKTSPRIGAHTPTTGGMAKRSIAYAETIGAEAIQVFTSNPRGWAMPETNHEADALFREKAAALDLEVYVHAPFLINLGSPTEGTYKNSLASTEFSLKRGKEIGAHGVVVHTGSAVNEDFVDKAWKQIHKGMMPILNALTADAPMLLLEPTAGQGQSLVKRLEDLEYYLKALEYHPKVGICLDTCHVFAAGHDIAKKGGMKETLDLLVEVAGAERIQLIHANDSMDVCGALKDRHQNIGDGFIGVDPFKELLKHPAVKNAPLILETPGMEPEHGKEVELLKGLRG
- a CDS encoding threonine aldolase family protein is translated as MANPIDLRSDTVTRPSQAMRQAMASAEVGDDVYSDDPTVNSLEERVAALFGKEAGVFTPTGSLANQLAIRMLVAPGEELIAETNSHIVRAELGAAAVFSGITTRTWPAKNGLLVAEDALEIARPNSGPYLVSTTAIAVENTHNFGGGTVQPLDQIKALRKGADEIGVALHLDGARIWNAHVASGVAFNEYGKYFDTISVCLSKGLGAPIGSVMLSTKERVTKARIWRKRYGAGMRQVGLLAGAAHYALDNNIARLSEDHRRAKELAVAIAAIDKSFVDPALVETNIVGLDLANAPYTAAELATRCREAGLWISALGPNYARLVTHLDFDDEQCAAAIEILKRVLVA